DNA sequence from the Plectropomus leopardus isolate mb unplaced genomic scaffold, YSFRI_Pleo_2.0 unplaced_scaffold26066, whole genome shotgun sequence genome:
atgtcgctcCAGCTGTATTAGGGTTAAGTGAAGACACAGCACTGTTATGCTCTGCCATGCTGCGTGTTTGTATGCAGCCGTGTTTGTGTACCTGGTGGCTGGCCTGCGTGCCTCTGGCCTGCACTGTGGCCAGACGATCATAATATCTGGAGATGGGATTGTCGTGTTCGATGCCCTTCTTGGCGCAGCGTTGTTTGTAGATTTCCACCAGTGACAGGGATGAAGGGTTGTCCTCGACCAGGCGCATCTGAGGCGACACTGCCACCACTCGGGGCACTAGGGACAtcgagggagggagagagaggacggGATACAGGTGGGAGAGAGACGGGGAGGAGAAATAAGAAGAGGGGAGGAACAGGTCGGGGAAAACAACCCAGTCAGTGACACGCGAACTGTAAACATTTGACCACAGATCTAAACCTATAACTAAAATAGTGCAGAGTTGGGAAACAGCTCTGTTGCTCAGCGCTGAGCAGGGTCAGAGGAGGTGAAAGGCTGTGTGTTGAAAGCAGTCTAAACATTTACATACAGCAACACTCCAAATCAAATCAATGGCAGCCAGTCCAGTTGTGAGGAAATGAGTTGGAAGGGACCGCTGAATTCCCTGTCCATATTTCCCCTTAAACAAACCAATCAAGTGCATAAATGGAGAGCAGGCAAACATCTGGGCAGAGGCAAACCACAGGGGGACGACAGTAGAGGAAATAGTGCCTGAAAGCCAATGCAAAAGGCATGTGtggtgtttgagagagagagagagagacggcgACAGGGTGAGGAGAAAATTGAAAAGAGGAGGATACTGCCAGTAACTGTTCTCTGGAGATGACTACCTGATCACCACAGAGCCAGAGATCCAATCGTATCTGGGATTAACAAATacatatcaaaaaataaagacatgtcTCTTCTTCGTGGTCGTACCAGTGAAGAAGAGGTGTCTCTTGGTGgtctccttcctcttctccaGACAGGGGTTGAGGAGGCGGAGAAGCTGCAGGACCCTCTCCTCTCGCCGTGACTCGGTCAGGCAGGCGTCGTTCATCACCAGGTACGGGTAGATCTTGCCGTTGTGGCCGCGGATGTAGAGACGACGagctgctgtgttgtgtttctgaACAATTTCCACTCTGGGCATAAACCTGCAGAGGGAGGATCAACAGAGACAACTGACGTGAGAGGAATGACATGTTGGTGAATCTCTCACACTGATCAGCCATTTAAAACCGTCTTTTCAGAAGAGAGAGGGACCTCTGAGGGCCAGGTGTCCTGGAAGAAGAGTCGTTTACCTTGCGATTTTGATGTAATAGTGCGTGGGTTTGGGCATGAGGAACTCCCCGGGGATCTCCACCTCGGCTGTCTGCGCAGAGAAGTTGCTGAGGAAGCGACACTTCTCCTCAATGAGGAAGAACTTGGGCAGCTGCTTGGTCTTGGC
Encoded proteins:
- the LOC121966840 gene encoding transformation/transcription domain-associated protein-like; translation: FDFSVPGSMKLHNLISKLKKWIKILEAKTKQLPKFFLIEEKCRFLSNFSAQTAEVEIPGEFLMPKPTHYYIKIARFMPRVEIVQKHNTAARRLYIRGHNGKIYPYLVMNDACLTESRREERVLQLLRLLNPCLEKRKETTKRHLFFTVPRVVAVSPQMRLVEDNPSSLSLVEIYKQRCAKKGIEHDNPISRYYDRLATVQARGTQASHQ